In the Leptolyngbya sp. SIO1E4 genome, one interval contains:
- a CDS encoding glycosyltransferase, whose amino-acid sequence MKLMVYSHDAFGLGNIRRMVAICDYLLKAVPDLSVLVVSGSPALHQLRLPEGLDYIKLPCLSRDEEGKMGVRFLRTELQEALKLRGELIRTAAAHFQPDLLLVDKKPNGLWGEVQPTLDYLKRHSPATRMVLLLRDILDSPAATIAQWQRDNYYTLTESFYDQVWIVGTADIFDAPREYRFPAALTAKTRFMGYIRRGNGLRHPAVVRRSLGLSSSDRLVLVTPGGGGDGFQLADTYLKAQAILAAEQPTVSLIVGGPEMPAAQKQSLLKRINQASNLHWLEFTDDLASYMTAADVVVSMGGYNTVGEILTLQKRAVVVPRTEPVEEQWVRAQRMAELGLFTTFHPDELTPQQLAQGVQQELQMAIAAPSSTSATVAPGYQLDLNAMPRITEAMLGLVNASRLSRLMAPVAV is encoded by the coding sequence ATGAAGTTAATGGTCTATTCCCACGATGCGTTCGGGTTAGGCAATATTCGACGCATGGTCGCCATCTGCGATTATCTGCTCAAAGCAGTTCCCGATCTGTCGGTTTTGGTGGTGTCTGGATCGCCCGCTTTGCACCAGCTACGGTTACCGGAAGGGCTCGATTACATTAAGTTGCCCTGTCTCAGCCGAGATGAAGAAGGCAAGATGGGGGTCAGGTTCCTGAGAACGGAGCTGCAAGAGGCGCTCAAGCTCAGGGGAGAGCTGATCCGGACAGCGGCCGCTCATTTTCAGCCTGACTTGCTGCTGGTCGATAAAAAGCCCAATGGTCTATGGGGTGAGGTGCAACCTACGTTGGATTACCTCAAGCGACACTCTCCAGCAACTCGCATGGTGCTGCTGCTGCGGGACATTCTCGATAGCCCTGCCGCAACCATTGCCCAATGGCAGCGCGACAACTATTACACCCTGACGGAATCTTTTTACGATCAGGTGTGGATTGTGGGGACAGCCGACATTTTTGATGCCCCACGCGAATACCGTTTTCCAGCAGCGTTGACCGCTAAAACTCGTTTTATGGGCTATATCCGGCGGGGCAATGGCCTCCGTCATCCGGCTGTCGTGCGGCGATCGCTGGGTCTGTCTTCTAGCGATCGGTTGGTGTTGGTCACCCCTGGCGGCGGCGGTGATGGTTTCCAGCTAGCAGACACCTATCTCAAAGCCCAAGCCATCCTTGCTGCTGAACAGCCGACGGTTAGCTTAATTGTCGGCGGCCCAGAAATGCCCGCTGCTCAGAAGCAAAGTCTGCTCAAGCGCATCAACCAAGCATCTAACCTGCACTGGCTAGAGTTTACCGACGACCTGGCGAGCTATATGACCGCTGCTGATGTGGTGGTCTCCATGGGCGGATACAACACGGTGGGCGAAATTCTGACGTTGCAAAAGCGAGCAGTCGTGGTACCTCGTACCGAACCCGTTGAAGAGCAATGGGTTCGGGCCCAACGCATGGCTGAGCTGGGCCTATTTACAACCTTCCACCCCGATGAGTTGACGCCCCAGCAGCTAGCCCAGGGCGTGCAACAAGAGTTACAGATGGCGATCGCTGCCCCCAGCTCAACTTCTGCAACCGTTGCCCCAGGCTATCAGCTCGATCTCAACGCCATGCCTCGCATCACCGAAGCGATGCTAGGGCTCGTTAACGCCTCTCGCCTTTCCCGTCTCATGGCACCCGTGGCAGTCTGA
- a CDS encoding UDP-glucose/GDP-mannose dehydrogenase family protein, which translates to MNVCVIGTGYVGLVTGACLAHTGHHVICVDNNATKVEKMRSGQSPIYEPGLEEIMQSAMAAGRLSFTTDLAAGVAHSEVIYIAVGTPPLPTGESDTRYVEAVARGIGAHLDDRYRVIVNKSTVPIGSGDWVRSLVVEALRERNTASTPNFDVVSNPEFLREGSAVYDTFNPDRIVLGSSSDRALEIMQTLYAPLIYRAFADNQALPPVPLVLTDLPSAEMIKYAANAFLATKISFINEVANICDRVGADVTQVAHGMGLDARIGPKFLQAGIGWGGSCFPKDVSALVHTAQDYGYEAHLLQATVDTNRQQRLRALDLLQQTLKILKGKTIGLLGLTFKPHTDDLRDAPALDMIAELLRLGAKVKAYDPIYVDRSHASIPAAVGLCQTPQQLSKGCDALVVVTDWPQFRDVNYAELAAQMRTPLLIDGRNCLAPAAIADAGLIYVGIGRNSSRPVVLSPHAGPSAVQAA; encoded by the coding sequence ATGAACGTTTGTGTGATTGGAACCGGATACGTCGGCCTAGTAACCGGCGCTTGCTTGGCCCACACGGGTCATCATGTTATCTGCGTAGATAACAACGCCACCAAAGTTGAAAAGATGCGTTCAGGTCAGTCTCCAATTTATGAGCCTGGGCTGGAAGAAATTATGCAGTCAGCAATGGCAGCGGGTCGGCTTTCCTTTACGACTGATTTAGCGGCAGGTGTTGCCCACAGTGAAGTTATTTATATTGCTGTGGGGACACCGCCTTTACCCACGGGGGAAAGTGACACGCGCTATGTTGAAGCAGTGGCTCGCGGTATTGGGGCTCATTTAGACGATCGCTATCGGGTAATTGTCAACAAATCTACCGTTCCAATTGGTTCTGGCGATTGGGTTCGTAGCTTGGTTGTTGAAGCCCTGCGAGAGCGGAATACCGCCTCCACCCCTAATTTTGATGTGGTCAGCAATCCTGAATTTCTGCGGGAAGGGTCAGCAGTATATGACACCTTTAACCCCGATCGCATCGTACTGGGCAGCAGCAGCGATCGGGCGCTAGAGATTATGCAAACGCTGTATGCGCCTTTAATTTACCGAGCTTTTGCAGACAATCAGGCGTTACCCCCTGTGCCCTTGGTGCTCACTGACTTGCCCTCAGCTGAGATGATTAAGTACGCTGCCAATGCGTTCTTGGCCACCAAGATCAGCTTCATTAATGAAGTGGCGAATATTTGCGATCGCGTCGGGGCAGACGTGACCCAGGTCGCCCACGGCATGGGGCTTGATGCTCGCATCGGGCCGAAGTTTCTGCAGGCAGGGATTGGCTGGGGCGGCTCTTGCTTTCCCAAAGATGTCTCTGCCCTGGTGCACACCGCTCAAGACTATGGCTATGAGGCCCATCTGCTACAGGCCACCGTTGACACCAACCGTCAACAGCGCCTGCGGGCCTTAGACCTGCTGCAGCAAACCCTCAAAATTCTCAAGGGGAAGACGATTGGTCTGCTCGGCCTTACGTTCAAACCTCATACCGATGATTTGCGCGATGCCCCAGCCCTCGACATGATTGCTGAGCTGCTGCGGCTAGGGGCCAAGGTTAAAGCCTATGACCCCATCTATGTTGACAGAAGCCATGCCAGCATTCCGGCAGCAGTCGGTCTGTGTCAGACCCCTCAGCAACTTTCTAAGGGCTGTGATGCCTTAGTCGTAGTCACTGATTGGCCGCAATTCCGCGATGTCAACTATGCCGAGCTGGCCGCTCAAATGCGGACGCCCCTGCTCATAGATGGTCGCAACTGTTTGGCACCTGCGGCGATCGCAGATGCAGGGTTGATTTACGTAGGCATTGGTCGTAATTCCAGCCGTCCAGTTGTGCTCTCACCTCACGCAGGCCCCTCTGCGGTGCAGGCGGCTTAG